From Mya arenaria isolate MELC-2E11 chromosome 1, ASM2691426v1, a single genomic window includes:
- the LOC128233916 gene encoding uncharacterized protein LOC128233916 has translation MSLTKQECEAFWSKADKNGDGKLTIQELDQGLRSILPPGKGPSSKDVVYMFSAVDKDGDKTITKKEFFDEMEKPPRRKALEETFKRYDKDNSGTLTRDEIEAVVRDSGSFSKGCDVKKVADAIMEEADTSGDGAIDLKEFLKVVS, from the exons ATGTCTCTTACCAAGCAAGAGTGTGAGGCTTTTTGGTCCAAGGCGGACAAGAACGGGGACGGGAAATTGACCATACAGGAACTTGACCAGGGCCTGCGGAGCATCCTCCCGCCTGGGAAGGGACCCAGCAGTAAGGACGTTGTG TACATGTTTTCGGCTGTAGATAAGGACGGAGATAAAACCATCACCAAAAAGGAGTTTTTTGATGAGATGGAGAAACCCCCAAGAAG GAAGGCGTTAGAGGAAACGTTTAAGAGGTACGACAAGGATAACAGCGGAACCTTGACACGCGACGAGATCGAGGCCGTTGTTAGGGACTCCGGGTCCTTCAGCAAGGGATGTGACGTGAAGAAAGTAGCAGACGCCATCATGGAAGAAGCCGACACAAGCGGAGATGGCGCTATCGACTTGAAGGAGTTCTTGAAAGTCGTCAGTTAG